Below is a genomic region from Leptolyngbya sp. 'hensonii'.
AGAAATCGATATCCATCTACGGTATCAACATGACTCTGCAACCCACCCATGGCCGAGGCTGTACAACCGACAAGACTTAAACTGAGCACCATTAGTAGGGCTACCACAAATCGCTTCAGCATTTCCACTCTGCCATTAATTCTGCGGTTCTATCTTCCCATGTCAAACCGATCAAAATTCAACATTCAAATGGGTGCTGGGGTTGAAGCCTGTTCGAACAACGCAGCAGATTCAGAGTTAAAGGCCAAAATTTCTGAATTTAAATCGCTGATTTAAACAACTTCCGGCTTGGCGGGCAAACTGGCTTCCAATTTGAGACAGTTACGACCATCAACCTGAAGTTGATACTCTACCCGATCCATAAGACGATTGAGAATCAGCCAGCCATAGCCATTTTCCTGCTTCGCTTCGGGGGTTGGTGGGAGGTAAGTGTCCAGATCATAGCCTTTGCCGTGATCCCAGATTTCCAGAGCCAGATCCCGATCGTCGAGGTGCAGACGAATCAGCACCGGCAGATTGGGTTGATCACGATGGGCATGCCGAACCACATTGGAATAAGCTTCGACCAGAACCAGACGTAACCGATTAGACTGTCGGGGCCAATCCACCTGATCCCCTAATTCCACTTCCAACGCTCCCAGAAGCCAGTTCTCCACAATGCTGAGAAACTTTAAATCACTGGGAATATGCAATTCAGTTTTCATGGATTAAAGAACCTCCAGGGAGAGTATGGTTTGGTCGTCTTCTTGAACTTGATTGTGCGCTTGAATTTTGGTCAGAATATTAGCCAACAGTAAGGGGGAAGGCTCTTGCTTCAAAAGTTGCCACAGTCCGGCCTGCTGCAACATGGCACTGGTAATCTGACCATTCCCAGCATGATCACTGGGCACGGTTGCTTCTGTGATCCCATCACTGGTCAGCAGAAACACATCTCCTGAATTGAGGGCAATCTTATCGCCCGTCCCTTTCCAGGCCGGTCGAATGCCCAGGGGAATGCCCCGTGTCTTCAGGTAATTGGGTTCAATGGATATGCTTTCCTGATTGGCAACCTGGGAAGTTAATGTCCGGTGAGACCAAACCATGGGATAAACATGTCCAGCGTTGGCATAGGCTAACTGCTGGGTGGTTGGGGTATAGCGGGCCAACACCATGGTAATAAAGCGGTTATTGCTGATCAGATCATCGGAGAGACTGCCATTCAGGTTGTACATCACCACATCTGGTTCGGGTGGAACTTCCTGGGAGAGTTCTCGCCGTAAGACTGAAATCAGGCTGGCCATAAAGAGGGCAGCAGGAACCCCCTTACCAGAAACGTCTCCAACGGTGACCCAGATATCTCCCTGCGGGTGGACAAACACCTCAAAGAAGTCACCCCCGACCTCCCGGGCCGGAATACAACTCGCCTGCACTTTAATCCCTTCCAGGTCGGGCCAACTCTGGCGCAGGAGGTTGGTCTGAATCTGGCGGGCCACCTCCAACTCCGCCCGCATTTGCTGAGTTTGTTGCTGAATTTGCTGATAAAGCTTGGCCTGGGAGATGGCCAGGGCAGCCTGCTCAGCCACCCCTTCGATTAACTCAATGTCTTCCGATTTCCAGGATTGGGTTCCTGGCGATCGATAAAGGGACAATACTGCCAGAAAACTTTGCTGGTAAGTCAGGGGCACAACCAGTTGAATTGGCTTCTCGGAAACAGCTTCAGCCTGTGGATCTGGATTTTGACTGGCATCAACCACCTGGGTTTTCCAGGTCTCCAGGGCAGCCTGCACGGCTTCATCCTGCTCAAAGCTGGGGATAGAAGATTGTCCAATGGCCAACTCTACCCCTGGACCTACTTGGGCCTGATAGGAAAAAACCTCTGAGGTGAGATGACTTCCTTCCAACGGACGTAAAATTCCCGAACTGGCTTCAAAGGTGCGCCCCAGGGTCTCGATAATGGTTTGTAGCATGCTGTGGTAGTCCAGAGACTCCCGAATGGCTGTCGTAACTGCATTCAGGATCGACTCCCGACGTAAAGCTCGATTCAGCTCATTCGTGCGTTGCTTCAGAACCTTATAGGTATCAGCCGCCTGATTGACTACGGCTTTGAGATCGTCAGGCATCCAGGGTTTGGTGATGTACTTGAAGACCTTACCCGTATTGATCGCACCCACCAGGTCTTCCACATCGGTATAACCCGTCAGAACAATCCGAATCGTGTCAGGGAATCGATCGACAGTCCGACTGAGAAATTCTGTCCCATTCATACCCGGCATCCGCTGATCGGAGATGATAATGGCCATTTCCCCTTCCTGATCCAGGGTTTGCAAAGCATTATGGCCACTGACTGCCTTGAATACCGTAAATTCACGGCGAAAAGTCCGATAAAGTAGGTCCAGGTTGTCAGGCTCATCATCAACGACCATTAGTCTGAGCTTGCCACCATTACCCTGACTCATGCGATGCTCCAGTTCCTAATAAATTCGCCATCAATCAAATAATTGAAGACTGAGTCTCAGATTTATAAATTCCCAGCGTAGAAAGGCATGGGAGAGCAAAGTCTTTAAGCAAAAAACAACCCTTCAGAAAACAGACCTTTATCTATATTCAAGTGTGTGCATTCAAGTGTGTGCATGATTTGGATTCAAAAAATATAGCGGTAGCCCTGGGACTGGGAGAGGGAAAGTCGGATTGGACACCTGTACAATCTCTGTCCTGAGTCCAGTAGCAATCGCTATAAATGTCAGCTTATTAACACAACTTGCTCAATAAAAAGTACCCTGGGTAGAGTTTACCCTAACAGGCGTGGCTTAAGGATTGGAAAGGAGATTTTATTGGGGCGAAAGATGCCCCCTTAAACCAACCCCGATCGCAGGGCTCTAACCGCAGCCTGAGTTCGATCGTCAGCGCTTAACTTACTCAAAATATTCCGCACATGGGTTTTTACAGTCCCAACCGTAATGTGGAGCTTCTCTGAGATCACGGCATTGCTGCACCCGGCCACAATCAACTTCAGGACTTCTAATTCTCGATCCGTCAACGCATAATCTGGGCCGGAGTCCTCAGGTAAATCCAACCGCTCGTTGGTACGATCGCTGGCTGCCTGTAACGGTAACCCCTGGTGTTGGACCTGACGCAGCACCACCCGCGCGATCGTCGGATCAATCCAGCTATTGCCTTCGGTAGTTGTCTGCAAAGCCTCCAGCAACCATTCCAGACTGGCATCTTTAACGCAGTAAGAGTCAGCACCAGCAGCAAAAGCAGCCAGTACAGCCTCTTCATTCTCCTGCATGGTCAAAATCAGAACTCTGGGCTTTGGGGAGTCCAGGTCTTCTAGTCCAGTCAGGGATTGTTTGAGGCGACGCGTAATTTCAACGCCATCAATATCGGGTAGACCAATATCGACGATCGCCACGTCTGGTCTAGCTTTCGCCAGCACCTTCAACCCTTCAATTCCAGTAGCAGCCTCTCCGACAACAGTGACCTTGCCGCTTTGCTGGAGGGCAATGCGCAAGCCAATCCGTGTCAGGTCGTGGTCTTCAATCAAGACAACAGTAATCATGTGGTCAGAGATTCTACTTTCCTGAGAATGATTGTAACGTTGTCTATCTGTGAACGAAGGGCACGGTTGTTAGCCCCGCCGCTCCTGGAGTTTCCGGTAAACGGCTTTTAAATCGACCTTGTGCTGCGCCAGAGCCACCAGGGTATGGTAAAACAGATCCGCAACTTCCCCTGCGATCGCCTCGGCCTGATCATCCTTGCAGGCCATCACAACCTCAACTGCTTCTTCGCCAATCTTCTTCAGAATGCGGTTGTCTCCCCCTTCAAACAGACGACAGGTGTAGGATCCTTCGACAGGGTTGATCTGCCGATCGCAAATTACCGCAAATACCTGGGAGAGCGTATCCGCAGGAGGAGCCACGATCGTGCCCGGTTCCACCTGATGGAAACAACTGCGTTCTCCCGTATGACAGGCGATATCCCCGACCTGCTCTACCGTCACCAGAAGGGCATCACTATCACAGTCATAGCGGATGGATTGCACCTGCTGGATATGGCCAGAGGTAGCTCCCTTGGGCCAGAGGGATTCGCGAGATCGACTCCAGAACCAAGTCTGTCCGGTTTCTAGCGTCTTTTTCAAGGACTCTTGATTCATCCAGGCCATCATCAGGACGGTCCCATCCAGGTAATCCTGAACGATTGCAGGCACCAGACCCCGATCGTCATAGCGGATCTGGTCAATTGGAATTGCAGGGGATAGATAAAGGGGTTTAGACACGGGCTCCGTTAAATCTCAATCAATGTTGAGGGATTTCATTGTAGTCATTGATAATTATCTACAATAATTCTGCTCAGATCTTGTAATTGACAGGCAGGCCAGAGCATCCCTCGCCCGATAGATGCATCTTAATAGATGGGTGAGTTTGTCCATACCTGTGTCTGCCCTGTCAGGCCATTGGATAAGGAGAGAACTTTGATCGGCACCACGTTAAAAACCTCAAAATCAGAAGAAATTTTTGCTGCTGCCCAGAAATTAATGCCGGGGGGAGTGAGTTCCCCCGTGCGGGCTTTTCGTTCTGTTGGCGGCAATCCGATCGTGTTCGATCGGGTTCAGGGAGCTTATGTCTGGGATGTGGATGGCAACCAATATATCGACTACGTGGGTAGTTGGGGACCGGCCATTTGTGGTCATAGCCATCCGGATGTCATCAAAGCGCTACATGAGGCCCTGGAGAAAGGAACCAGTTTTGGGGCTCCCTGCATGCTGGAAAATGTTCTGGCCGAAATGGTGATTGATGCGGTGCCCAGTGTGGAAATGGTCCGCTTCGTGAATTCTGGGACGGAAGCCTGCATGTCCGTGTTGCGTCTAATGCGGGCTTTCACCGGACGGGAAAAACTGATCAAATTTGAGGGCTGCTACCACGGCCATGCGGATATGTTTCTGGTCAAGGCCGGATCTGGCGTCGCCACCCTGGGGCTGCCCGACTCCCCTGGTGTCCCCAGTTCAGTAGCCAGCAACACCCTGACCGCTCCCTTCAATAACCTGGAAGCGGTAAAGATCCTGTTTGAAGAAAATCCTGACCAAATTGCCGGAGTGATTCTGGAGCCGATCGTGGGTAATGCCGGGTTCATTCCCCCGGATGCCGGTTTCCTGGCAGGGCTGCGGGAACTAACCCGCGAACACAAAGCCCTGCTGGTGTTTGATGAGGTGATGACCGGTTTCCGGATCGCCTATGGCGGGGTGCAGGAAAAATTTGGTATCACCCCCGATCTGACCACCCTGGGGAAAGTAATTGGGGGCGGCTTACCGGTGGGAGCCTATGGCGGACGCAAGGACATTATGGCCATGGTGGCCCCAGCGGGTCCCATGTATCAAGCTGGCACCCTATCCGGGAATCCCCTGGCCATGACTGCCGGGATTAAAACCCTGGAGTTACTGCGGCAACCAGGGACCTATGAACAA
It encodes:
- the hisIE gene encoding bifunctional phosphoribosyl-AMP cyclohydrolase/phosphoribosyl-ATP diphosphatase HisIE — translated: MSKPLYLSPAIPIDQIRYDDRGLVPAIVQDYLDGTVLMMAWMNQESLKKTLETGQTWFWSRSRESLWPKGATSGHIQQVQSIRYDCDSDALLVTVEQVGDIACHTGERSCFHQVEPGTIVAPPADTLSQVFAVICDRQINPVEGSYTCRLFEGGDNRILKKIGEEAVEVVMACKDDQAEAIAGEVADLFYHTLVALAQHKVDLKAVYRKLQERRG
- a CDS encoding response regulator transcription factor is translated as MITVVLIEDHDLTRIGLRIALQQSGKVTVVGEAATGIEGLKVLAKARPDVAIVDIGLPDIDGVEITRRLKQSLTGLEDLDSPKPRVLILTMQENEEAVLAAFAAGADSYCVKDASLEWLLEALQTTTEGNSWIDPTIARVVLRQVQHQGLPLQAASDRTNERLDLPEDSGPDYALTDRELEVLKLIVAGCSNAVISEKLHITVGTVKTHVRNILSKLSADDRTQAAVRALRSGLV
- the hemL gene encoding glutamate-1-semialdehyde 2,1-aminomutase: MIGTTLKTSKSEEIFAAAQKLMPGGVSSPVRAFRSVGGNPIVFDRVQGAYVWDVDGNQYIDYVGSWGPAICGHSHPDVIKALHEALEKGTSFGAPCMLENVLAEMVIDAVPSVEMVRFVNSGTEACMSVLRLMRAFTGREKLIKFEGCYHGHADMFLVKAGSGVATLGLPDSPGVPSSVASNTLTAPFNNLEAVKILFEENPDQIAGVILEPIVGNAGFIPPDAGFLAGLRELTREHKALLVFDEVMTGFRIAYGGVQEKFGITPDLTTLGKVIGGGLPVGAYGGRKDIMAMVAPAGPMYQAGTLSGNPLAMTAGIKTLELLRQPGTYEQLEQITKRLIDGLLQIARDAGHAACGGNISGMFGLFFTEGPVHNFEDAKKSDVNKFKGFHRGMLEQGIYLAPSQFEAGFTSLAHTDADIDRTLEAARTVMGQI
- a CDS encoding anti-sigma regulatory factor encodes the protein MKTELHIPSDLKFLSIVENWLLGALEVELGDQVDWPRQSNRLRLVLVEAYSNVVRHAHRDQPNLPVLIRLHLDDRDLALEIWDHGKGYDLDTYLPPTPEAKQENGYGWLILNRLMDRVEYQLQVDGRNCLKLEASLPAKPEVV
- a CDS encoding SpoIIE family protein phosphatase; the encoded protein is MSQGNGGKLRLMVVDDEPDNLDLLYRTFRREFTVFKAVSGHNALQTLDQEGEMAIIISDQRMPGMNGTEFLSRTVDRFPDTIRIVLTGYTDVEDLVGAINTGKVFKYITKPWMPDDLKAVVNQAADTYKVLKQRTNELNRALRRESILNAVTTAIRESLDYHSMLQTIIETLGRTFEASSGILRPLEGSHLTSEVFSYQAQVGPGVELAIGQSSIPSFEQDEAVQAALETWKTQVVDASQNPDPQAEAVSEKPIQLVVPLTYQQSFLAVLSLYRSPGTQSWKSEDIELIEGVAEQAALAISQAKLYQQIQQQTQQMRAELEVARQIQTNLLRQSWPDLEGIKVQASCIPAREVGGDFFEVFVHPQGDIWVTVGDVSGKGVPAALFMASLISVLRRELSQEVPPEPDVVMYNLNGSLSDDLISNNRFITMVLARYTPTTQQLAYANAGHVYPMVWSHRTLTSQVANQESISIEPNYLKTRGIPLGIRPAWKGTGDKIALNSGDVFLLTSDGITEATVPSDHAGNGQITSAMLQQAGLWQLLKQEPSPLLLANILTKIQAHNQVQEDDQTILSLEVL